The following nucleotide sequence is from Megalops cyprinoides isolate fMegCyp1 chromosome 19, fMegCyp1.pri, whole genome shotgun sequence.
TACTCTGCTTGTGTTCATTATGATTCCAATATGGATAGCTTACTGTCCACATGGAAGGTAATGTGTGTGGCGTAGACAGTTGTGCAGGATGAGGAGAAAATTCTGTGAAATTAGTTCCTCAACTGAGTGTCACCATCATTAATGATGCTAGGCTTTTTTATTGAACAGACTTGATTAACtgtttcagtaattttctcAGGTTTTTTTAAAGTCAGGTTTAAGTTACACTGTCTTCCATGCAATGAGACAACCGAAAGGGTGTGGGGTATGTCATAGTGCTCTCCTGCggtgtttttgtgttgagaGACGGCATTGTTCTCCATGCCCGGCTCCCTAATAATGCTGCCCGTTGTTGAACAGGTACAGTCTGTGCGGCAGATCCACAAGGCTGAGAGCAAGCGCTATGTTTTCGAAATCAGCCTGAAAAACGGGAAGAGAAAACTCCTGGTGAGGCCGCCGCTTCGGCTTTTCTTGTCACTGGGTACAGTGGGTCTGACTGTCTGCTTTGAGGATGTGGTGTGTCCCAAATATGTTTCAGCAGACAACCGTAGCAAGTATGTGACGTGAAACTGCATGCTAGTCTACAGCTTGCTGAAAGCTGGTCTTGGGAGAAGTATGCATTAACTCTCTGCACCTCATTCAGACGCATTCACAGTCTGGTCAGCGGCGTCTTCCTGTACATCAAAGCCGTTTCACTTTTTGTCTGTCCTTTCCCAATCCATGTAAGCTTTTTAGATTTGCTACTGTGCAGACTAAACAACAGCTCATTTCATGTGATGAAGCTACCGCTGTGTAGACCAACCTTAGATCAGATCTGCTTCTAAACAACAAATCAGAATGAACTATAatagaaaacaaaccaaaaataaaatgatgaagcGATGGCAGATTCCTGTGGGAGAGGGAAACGCTGCACCTTTGACAGCGGCAGCATTAATCCAAGTGCCACAGCCTGAGGAACAGTCAGCAGGAAGCATCCACCCACTAACGTTAAATATGTAGAATTTGCATTTCTCTTATCTATAATTTTAATCCATTATTTTCTCGTTTTAAATAACTAGtcattttaaatagtttaacAGTCGTTCTGTATAGTCACACGTCggtgaaaattgctttggcaatatgtATAgttatgccaataaagctttttttttgagACAGAGGCAGTTCATGCGACTCTGTTTTCTCATgtctctctgtcgccccctgccTGTTGAATAAGGCGTCAGACACAGCGGACCTGAGACAGACCTGGGTGGAACTGCTGTGGAAAGCCATGCAGCTCCCTGGATCCAGAAACTCTGACACGGCCTGCAACTGGTAACTCATTTCCCTGTGCACcatgcacacagagccacaTTTATAACTGTGAAAAATAGGGACAGCGTTAGATAGGTGTAGCAAAGTCCAGATATCGTAACTTGCAGGTACTGTATTGTCTGCCCTTACTTTATTTTGTCTGTGCTAAAAGTACAAAGGGTGGGcactagggggcagcagaggggtGGTGCTGACAGGTTGGAGGACGCAGTCGGGGTGAGCGGGAAGAGCTAAGTGCTTGTTGACAACCttaagaagagagagaaaatgagaaagagcTAAAATGCTTCTGAGAAAGAATGGTTCAGTGTAATTTCTTGGAAAACTCTGAGCGCACTATAGTATTCATAGATCATAATTATCTCAGAGTCAGCAAGCCAGATTGTCCAGATATATGATCTTCTCTCTCAACTGTGCTAATGGGGATATGGAGATACAGTGGTCTTATACAGGGTGGCTTAAAATCTGAACTGTATAGAAATTgtaataaatttttaaaaaattgatgAAGGTTCAAATTATCTTCCATTAATTATTGTAGGTTTTTGTTAATTGAATTCTACTATGACAGACAGTTCTTAGGAGCATTTCTGTCTCCCCTCTTGTGTTCCTTTTGCAGTTGTCACATACCTGGGCATAAAAATACGTTGTTTTGTGAATAGTTCAGATTCCCCACTGGGCGTGTCTTCTCTGGCCATCCTGTATAGCTAGATTTCATATACCACTTTTCTGGAGCCATTTTATCCAGCTTTAGGTTCCTGTTTATTATATTGTttgttgtattatattgtattatattgtattgcaCACTGTTCATTTAGAGTAGTTTCCACAGGGGCTCAGGTTGTAGCTCAGGTGAGTTTAAAAGCTGCAGAGAACAGCTGGTCATTTTCAGTCTTTAAAATGTCTTGGATAGTGGCTCCCTAAGTATTTCCAAGAACAAAGCTTCTTTCTGCCAGGGAGAGGGGTTTTATTATCAGGAGGGGATTCTGTCTTGCTGCCCTCAGGCTACTTGTGCCTGCTGGTTGCTTGGATGTCTTCACTGAAGTCACACCCATCCGCTTAGCTCACTGGGGGCTTGAAGTGCAAAAAATGGTCATagttggtgtgtgagtgtgtgtctctatgtcACACCACTTCTGTATGAGTCCAGTGGTTGTCATGGTAAGAGAAGCAAAACATATCTAATTTGCCATTTCAAAAATAGGGCTGCATGAAGGAAAAAGCTTTGTATGTAGTCGTGGGAGTTGTGTGTTTGCGTTGGACACTGATGCGTATCTCTGTCTGATTCCCTGCTCCCCGTCAGTCTCCATGACGCTGTCGAGTCCAGGCACGAGGTGGCAGCAGTCAGGCAGAGTCGCCATGGCAGCAGCTCCGGGTCTGACAATGGGAAGGGGGCGTGGGAGACCGAGCAGTTCCACCCTACCTCGGATCAGTGGGACCAGCCTCCACCGAGCCAGGACTACCGCCTCTCCATCACTCCTCAGGCCACGCCCCCGAACCCACCTTCACTCAGTCAGTAAAGACTCGCTTTAGGTGTTTTGTGTCTTTCATCCTTCTTTCAGCTTCATGGTTTCTTTTAGTTTAACGCATTCCCTTTTGACATGACTTTAACTCTGTCCTCTAACAACATGTCACAGTGAAAGGGTTTATAGTGGCAGTAGAGCAGGGGGATATTTATCAATGTATTTGTAGAGTACTGTACGTATTTTACCGTCAAAACCCTAAAACCTCATAACCTCTGAAGCTAAGGCCTGGATTGAATTTACATCTACCTGCAACTTTGACTCCCAGTTAGATGCAAGTGTGCGAATCTCTTATCACATACTTTAACAAGATTCCCACTCTATTTTACATTAGAGCACTTAATTTAGTGTTCAGATCTGACCAagtgaatgtgttttcattggctgcAATAACACAGTTGGCCACATGGGGGAGTGCACTTTCAGCATTTCAGGATCCATGCCCTTCCTCTGGTGTTTGGTGAATAGCTTCAGTCTGAGAAATTGCCTTCACTTTCAGCTGGACCCTTCTATGATGGTGGCACATGGAGAAGCAGTTTtgggcaggaggaagaggaggagggaggagatgaACTGCAGGAGGAAGGACACTACGATGTTCTGCCACCCAGAACCTGTGAGCGCTACCTCTTCATGTCTCTCACTTGGTGCATTATGGTTTCActtatttaaagtatttaaaaaatccCCAGATTAAAAACAGTGGCTTTTATACTTTTCTTGAGATGGAAAATCATGTAATTCAAAtagaaaatgattaaaattgtGCAGTTAGGAGTCTATCTGGTGAAACGTTTCCCTTTAATAAACAGCGCAGTTACAGGCAAGCACAGATTTACAGGCAAGCGTTTATTGCAGGCTTTTTTCATTGTTGGGTGTTTGAATGGTAATGAAGAGTAGAGTCAGAAGGAAATGGTATGTAGCAGCCGTGCTCTCTAATGCCGTGCTGTTCTCCATAGCTCGGTGTCTCATTAGCCAAGAGGAAGAGGACATTTATGATGTCCCACTGTGCAACATGAGAGCCACTGAGGACTGGCAATCAGGTGGGTCACAATGACAACACTGACACCGCAGATGTTCTAAATGTTGACCAGATAGTCAGCTCAGCGCACCTCACACTGAGACCTGTTTCATTGCCATTGTTGAGGTTAAAAGTGGTCTGATTTGGTGTCTCATTATGAACATTATTGAAGGGGTGTGAtctgaaacagaaaatccaTACTTAATGTAGGAATGCTGACAGCACTAGAACTTCCTGTTACCAACCAGAACTTTCTAGATCAGGAACGGAAGGAAGGTAGAAGCTCAATATCTGGTCATATTCTGTCTGTCGGTATGTCTGTATATCTAAATCTGTCTGtttctatctgtctgtgttgtgtccTAAAGCAGGTCACTCCAAGACTTACTCTTAGTCAATAGCAGTCATTGTGactatatttacagtacatttacactATTTACactatatttacatatatttacacagtgAGTTGGTCAATTTTCATCTTGGATGAAGTTTCTAACTCCTCTCTTAGTTGTGTGACAGCACATTGCCCAGGGCCCAATAACATTCATTCTCACAAAGTGATCACTGAACTATTTAAAATCAGAAATGGgacatttaaattgtatttcaaaGGTACAAAAATCAAGCCCCAATCCCCACCATTTGAATTTGAGTCTTAGTATTTTCTGCAAGTGCTGATCACGTTTTACTTCTCCTTTCAAGGTTACAGAGAGTTGACAGAGAGTATCTACGATGTTCCAAAATCCCTACTGGAAAAGATGGCAGAACAGAGCCTCGGTTTGTAAATCATGTTGTGACTGTCCTTGTCTGCAAACTCTTTGAACTGCAGAGGtcatattttccattcattttcatttgcttcagGTTGTTGGTCATTGGGGCTGGGGGTTACTCTTCCTGGAAGCAGCTGTAGATGctagattttaaaaaagcatcaGCCAAATTACAGAGCTTTAAATGGGATACTGCTGTGACTTTCTGGAAAGCCTCTTTCATTTGAGAGGccacattttagatttttatctatttttatcttttttatccCCCAATATCGGTAGCTTGCAGCCTCCCTGGGTGGTGGCAGGTTTTAGTTGTGGAGGttaacagacacaaaaatgatTTCTGAATCAAAGTCACAGATGGAAGGTTGTCACAGAGGCTTAAAAACATTTGGGACTCATCACATAACACCAAAAATCTGCTGCGTCAAGGGAAGCTGAGCTTAGTGTTCCCAAATTGGGCTCTCCTGTGTATGGACCTGCAGTTTGCTTGCTGCTGTCACATATACCATCAGAATTTGACAGCTGATTTGCTTGCTGGGAATTATAGTTTAATACATAAACAAGATGCAGAAAGTATCTTGATAGGGCAGAAAATATGGCATTTCTCACACCTGCGTGGTACATCGAAAGGTGCTGGGAGAGAATGTAAGTGAATGGGCTAGTAATCCAAAGGTCCTCGGATTGATTCCAGTATTTAGCACTGCTGTGGTTTGCAAGGCATGTAACCCaaattttcagtaaatatctagcgGTAACATGTAAACAATGTAGGTTGGAAAGAGCATTTGcgaaaaaaaagtattattttctATATACTCACCAGGACTCGCAAAAAAGATTTTACATGTCAGTGGGAGCGTTCCTAATAATATaaaggagggaaggaaggaataaataaataaataaatattcctgGAAGAATAGCAGTGGGACAAAAGCTACCATGCAGGAGTCTGGACAGGAATGTAGAGGCAGCAAGCATTGCATTGAGAGGAAAGCtgaaaacacttgaaaatgGTCATTGTAATATTGTTAATATCTCTGTTATATTTTTGATACATCTGGTGCATATTTGGTCAAAGCCAAAACAAGAGGATGATGcttttgtgagaaaaaaaacaggtatcATAATCATAAGGGAATGagatttttttacttcagtctctgaatgctgagtgctgTGCAGGTTTTAGGTGCCATGGAAACAGAGGTATGGGTCTTTGACTGAAAGAAATTTTGGAACAGTGATCATTTTCCCCCTTCTAACTCCATGCTGAAGGACCTTCTATGCCCTTATTTGGCAAGGAATTAATTATTGCCAAATCTAGGTTGATATGATGTTGACATGAGTTTCATGTTAAGgatcaatttcatattttaacctATTAAAAGGATATCTcgaaataaaaaagaaaaccattgCAAATATGCGAGAGCCTTTTCATGAGAAAACTGTTGTTGGTTAATTTGTAACCCATATGCTGGGATTAAGCCACATAGATTCTACAGCAAACTGCTAGACAGGCATTTATCACCCTCTGTAGTGTTGCATTCCACATTATTACAGCTACCAGGTATTGCACTGGAGAGTGCAGTGTGGGAGAGTTCAGAAGCAGGTGACTCAAAACAACAAGGTGATCTCTTATGTTTTTTTGCAGAAGCCCACACTGAAGGTGACTGGCCCGCAAGCGCCAGAGAATTCTTGGACAGTGACGGGGTTCATTTGAGAGGCGAGACGGAGGGGTGGATGACGTCCATCGCTGATGGTTAGCCATCCTCAACATAGTGTGACTCAATAAGGAGGCACTAGAATAGGGGGGTGTAGTTTGTAGAGGTACGTTTCAACCAACAGTGGACTGGAACCTGGAACAACAGGGGATTCAGCAAGATGCCGACTGGTGGCTCCAGTAAAATCATTCAAGATCGGACACCTATGGGTCCAAAGTGGACACCACTGCACTGGGGACAGTTTTTACGGCgcttttaaaatcaaattatacAGAAAACTGTCTAACTGTCTGTCTAGTGCACAGATATTCCGTACTGTTATAAGCCCACGGGAAGATGTGATCAGTCTCAGTCCATATGTTCATGTTAAAGTCCATATTTCCATGACACTTACTGACATTTGTACCATGACACTCAGTAACATCCCAGCACCACATACATGTAGGATGCATTTGGatacaatataaaacattgtaatgtttgtctgattttttttttttttatttaagattgGGTTTACTAATTAACTGTACAGTGCAGTTTTTTGTGATCAACTTTGCTGAGTTATATTTTTAGGCAGGGAAATATTTATCATGTTTATAGTGAAAAGTTAAgctaaatgattaaaatgaataaactaaTTTCACACAGTGACGCCAAGTGTCACATGTGTGTTCTGGTTCTTAGATGATAGAGAAATGCTTGATAATCTGAGCAATGGGTTGGACTGACATTCTCATTTCATAGTACCAAAAGAAGACCCAGATCAAGCGCTCTCTTTGAGAAGAAAGAGGACTGCATGGAAAATGTTAAAAGGAAAGAACCTGCAATGACTGGAAAAACCCTGGAGAATTTTTGTATGTTCATACCTGTTGAAGTGCTTTTAGCCAAACGATAATTTCTAAATTTTGAGTCTTCTGTGCCAATTGTTCTGACAGACAGTCAGACTTCTCACAGACCATTGATGGGGTAAAACCCAGTGATACAAAAGCAAGTTGTAATGGCGTTGCTTTTTTTAGCTGCCTCCGTTGGAATGGGAACAGGGAAGGAGTTTGGTGGGTTGCTTGCTTTGCCAGATGGCCCTGATGGTTAAAAGGGAGTGTGACTTAGGTGGAAGGCTCAGAATGAGGGTGTGGTGAGTGATAAAGTAATAAGAGTGATAACAACGATCATAACACTGTGAACCTGGAACTCTAAAGTCAGTCCTTTATGGTTAGTGTCAGGATCCAAACAATGAACTTGAATTACTCCATATTAAGACCTTCGTGTGACAACGTAGTCAGCAATTAGAGATCTATACACTATATGTAATGTTCTATCCCTCTTAAACCAGTGGAAAGCACTTTTattcttttgtgtttctttatgtGTCCTACATCACATATCTTTGTCTCATCTTTGTCTTCCTTGTTTCAGTCTTCGTTTCTGGAGGTACAGCTCCAGTTCGAGAACATGATGAAGGCCGTTTCATTTTGAGCTACATAATATAGTTCTGAAATCTTGAGCATCATTTTGCATATGTGGGAACCAACAATTTTACCACATTTAGAGCAAGCCTGCAGTGGTTTCAGTTTACAGAATATTGGTTTACCAATGATTCTACCACTGTAGTATACATTATGCGTTATGCTCACGAACAGTAGTTATAAATATGCTATTTGGTGTAATTGATGCACCTGATGCTGAGGGTTCACATTCCAGGCTGAGAGTCAATGTTTACATGGTCTGGTGACAAACCAGTGCAGACATACTCCAGaccacagtgatgtcataaaaacaagcacacatcCTGTCTCTTATTGATGATGTGCATTTCAATGCAGGAGGCAGTGTCATCCAGAGCTCTCTATGGAGCAACTTCACACATATGACACAGCCCAGCTAACTGCATATCATTAATTTAAGTTATTaagcatgaaacaaaaaacataataaatctATTCAGACACAAAATTCAGTCGAAGCAGggcaaaacattcatttaaattagttgtcacttatttcatttatttctatcTTTAGAAGATACAATTTCTCACAATGTTAGACTGATCACACTGagatgaaatgttaaaaaaaaaaccaaacacatacaATAGTGTTAGTCATAGTAAGGACTGCTGACTGAAAAGCTACTTAATCAATCACTGTTCTTCTTTCCCTTTGAAATCGATCAAACAACAGTCCTTGGCTTCACAGTAGacataattgtgttttttcttacaTAATATTGCTTTCACAATATACACTCCGAAGGACAAACAGAGCAGGGttgaaaatgcaaatatcatacacaaaatgtttttagtaTCATGTTAGAGGCATGAGCCGTACTCTTCAGGTGGCACACAACCACAGGGCCAgcaataaatatgtacataatcAATGTAAACCTCGTAAGCCATATATCATTTGACAGTTATACTTCTACAACAACGCACAAAAAGCTTTTGTCAAGATGACaatctacatttttaaatagataaaatacaGGCTAACCATAACCTAGACATATCTTAATTATCATCAGTTTTAAGGAATAATATGTAGAGCATAGTGTTTACTTGAAATGTAATTTGACAGTATTACTTggtaacaaaaaatatttaaaaatataaattgtgtgCACTTTAATATCTGCCTCCTATTGAAACTGTTCAATGTTGTCAAAGTAGGGAAAAATACACAGCTTTGCATTCAGAAACTCCGTGTTTGTAACACTTCAATATACGGAACCAGACAGGCCCCATATGTAATGTGCGTCAAAGGGAACATACAAGATATACATCAACACAGTTTTGCACTTCAGgtcttgtttgttttggcagATGACAAAAAGTATTGCGCTAAGGCCTGGGGTTAAGATCACACAAACAGGCTATAGGCAAACAGCAATGATATGAAATTTAATTATTACTTCAATTTACAACCAAGCAATCTGTTTTACGAAAGGAGACTCCGCAACTAATAGTCTAATCTTAGGCTAGTCCTTTCCAAAGCAactcttcagtttttttctttaagctGATGCTTTTGTTGATGCAGTTGTCTTTCACCCAATCAGTTTTATCTGTTATTtgcaaa
It contains:
- the LOC118795138 gene encoding uncharacterized protein LOC118795138, giving the protein MSTGEDDLVFESLLRKRKDRMKLKWVTYWFRLENTALFFYSKKHGSAHLKGQYYLCMVQSVRQIHKAESKRYVFEISLKNGKRKLLASDTADLRQTWVELLWKAMQLPGSRNSDTACNCLHDAVESRHEVAAVRQSRHGSSSGSDNGKGAWETEQFHPTSDQWDQPPPSQDYRLSITPQATPPNPPSLTGPFYDGGTWRSSFGQEEEEEGGDELQEEGHYDVLPPRTSRCLISQEEEDIYDVPLCNMRATEDWQSGYRELTESIYDVPKSLLEKMAEQSLEAHTEGDWPASAREFLDSDGVHLRGETEGWMTSIADG